In Panicum virgatum strain AP13 chromosome 4N, P.virgatum_v5, whole genome shotgun sequence, a single window of DNA contains:
- the LOC120670213 gene encoding uncharacterized protein LOC120670213 isoform X1 — MAAAWAALAVLLAAAQVASAAPVTAPAFLWAPKNYGRSDDTKEVVHYQTVSSKSLAKSVLAEGGWSNFICSREAAQRNVDVAVIFIGSTLQSADISKDNQVDPALADRLKLSFTSSNFSMAFPYVSTSDDEKLESSLLSGFAANCNSGFERNDITYTDKCTVSGQDLYKYPNMDAINDLVVSGRANPFGRTGLIVFCSGGFQRLGRLVKSEGELLAQLVELLEHSGAKYTILYASQPSGLLESPSSLPLSRHLAEKKINDTKAGQSKCDGECLVKSSLLEGAFVGIVLLIILISGLMCMMGIDTPSRFEVPQES, encoded by the exons ATggcggcggcatgggcggcgctggcggtgTTGCTGGCCGCAGCTCAGGTGGCTTCGGCGGCGCCGGTCACGGCGCCAGCGTTCCTCTGGGCGCCCAAGAATTACGG CCGTTCTGATGATACTAAGGAAGTAGTCCACTATCAGACTGTATCTTCAAAGAGTTTGGCTAAATCTGTTCTTGCAGAAGGTGGCTGGTCAAACTTTATT TGTTCAAGGGAGGCTGCTCAGAGGAATGTTGATGTTGCCGTTATTTTTATTGGCTCAACG CTACAATCAGCAGACATATCTAAAGATAACCAAGTTGATCCAGCTTTAGCAGATAGATTGAAG CTCTCCTTCACAAGTTCAAATTTTTCCATGGCATTCCCCTATGTTTCCACATCAGATGATGAGAAATTGGAGAGCTCATTGCTATCTGGCTTTGCTGCGAACTGTAACAGTGGTTTTGAAAGAAACGATATTACCTACACAGACAAGTGTACTGTAAGTGGTCAAGATCTGTACAAATATCCAAACATGGATGCTATCAAT GACTTGGTAGTGTCAGGGAGAGCGAACCCGTTTGGACGGACTGGTCTAATTGTCTTCTGTAGTGGTGGTTTCCAGAGATTAGGACGCCTTGTGAAATCTGAAG GAGAGTTGCTTGCCCAGCTGGTTGAGTTACTGGAGCACTCGGGGGCTAAATACACGATTCTCTATGCTTCTCAACCATCTGGTTTACTGGAGAGCCCTTCCAGCTTGCCACTAAGTAGGCATCTTGCAGAGAAGAAGATTAATGATACAAAAGCTGGCCAGAGCAAATGTGATGGGGAGTGCCTAGTCAAATCAAGTCTTCTGGAAGGAGCTTTTGTT
- the LOC120669945 gene encoding hypersensitive-induced response protein 4-like — translation MVNSFFVFCGCVDQASVAVVEKWGRFVRLAEPGLHFFNPFAGECVAGSLTTRVQSLDVRVETKTKDNVFVQLICTIQYRVVKENADDAFYELQNPQQQIQAYVFDVVRAIVPRMNLDDLFEQKNDVAKSVLEELEKVMADYGYSIEHILMIDIIPDAAVRKAMNEINAAQRLQLASVYKGEAEKVLLVKKAEAEAEAKYLSGVGIAKQRQAITDGLRENILNFSHSVSGTSAKEVMDLIMVTQYFDTIKELGDGSKNTTVFIPHGPGHVKDISEQIRDGMMQASSSNV, via the exons ATGGTGAACTCGTTCTTCGTGTTCTGCGGGTGCGTGGACCAGGCCAGCGTGGCGGTGGTGGAGAAGTGGGGGCGCTTCgtccgcctcgccgagccgggcctcCACTTCTTCAACCCCTTCGCCGGGGAGTGCGTCGCGGGGTCCCTCACCACCCGCGTCCAGTCCCTCGACGTCCGCGTCGAGACCAAGACCAAG GATAATGTCTTCGTCCAGCTGATTTGCACCATTCAATATCGTGTTGTCAAGGAAAATGCTGATGATGCATTCTATGAGTTGCAGAATCCCCAACAGCAAATTCAGGCTTACGTCTTTGATG TTGTTCGGGCCATAGTTCCAAGAATGAATCTGGATGATCTTTTCGAGCAAAAGAATGATGTGGCGAAATCTGTACTGGAGGAGCTTGAAAAG GTGATGGCAGATTATGGTTACAGCATTGAGCACATTCTCATGATTGATATCATTCCTGACGCTGCTGTGCGCAAAGCAATGAATGAGATAAATGCAG CCCAAAGGCTTCAGCTGGCAAGCGTCTACAAAGGAGAAGCAGAGAAGGTTCTCTTGGTGAAGAAGGCGGAAGCAGAAGCAGAGGCAAAATATCTCTCCGGTGTCGGCATTGCCAAGCAGCGGCAAGCTATAACCGACGGCCTCAGGGAGAACATCCTGAACTTCTCGCACTCGGTGTCGGGCACCAGCGCCAAAGAAGTCATGGACCTGATCATGGTCACACAGTACTTTGACACCATCAAGGAGCTCGGGGACGGCTCGAAGAACACCACGGTGTTCATCCCCCACGGCCCGGGCCACGTGAAAGACATCAGCGAGCAGATCCGGGACGGCATGATGCAGGCCTCGAGCAGCAACGTGTAG
- the LOC120670410 gene encoding E3 ubiquitin-protein ligase RDUF2-like, whose amino-acid sequence MDQEPAAASDPDPDPNVVVDANGFRFRRVVTRVEMVVEGRAYEVETTDYEELSDEEYCRRMYALLSDYRDSLRREQQGEVEVEDDACSRRGCKRARLAASGDAVRGLPEVRRAGGAAGVPPAECAVCLQQFGAEDTLRAMPCAHAFHQDCILRWLRVNHVCPLCRHALPTQQDEEEEEDDDSEDDDDSDDDDDDEDD is encoded by the coding sequence ATGGATCAGGAACCTGCAGCTGCTTCCGATCCCGATCCCGATCCCAACGTGGTGGTGGATGCCAATGGCTTCCGCTTCCGCCGGGTGGTGACCCGCGTCGAGATGGTCGTGGAAGGCCGGGCGTACGAAGTGGAGACGACTGACTACGAGGAGCTCAGCGACGAGGAGTACTGCCGGAGGATGTACGCGCTCTTGAGCGACTACCGTGACTCGCTTCGTCGTGAACAACAAGGAGAAGTAGAGGTAGAAGACGACGCTTGCAGCCGCCGCGGCTGCAAgcgcgctcgcctcgccgcctccgGCGACGCCGTCCGGGGCCTGCCGGAGGTcaggagggccggcggcgcggccggggtcCCGCCGGCCGAGTGCGCCGTCTGCCTGCAGCAGTTCGGAGCCGAGGACACGCTCAGGGCCATGCCCTGCGCCCACGCCTTCCATCAGGACTGCATCTTGAGATGGCTCCGGGTCAACCATGTCTGCCCTCTCTGTCGCCACGCACTGCCCACgcagcaagatgaagaggaagaggaagatgaCGACTCCGAGGATGACGATGACTccgacgatgacgatgacgacgaaGACGACTAG
- the LOC120670213 gene encoding uncharacterized protein LOC120670213 isoform X2: MAAAWAVLVVLLAAAQAASAAPATAPAFLWAPKNYGRSDDTKEVVHYQTVSSKSLAKSVLAEGGWSNFICSREAAQRNVDVAVIFIGSTLQSADISKDNQVDPALADRLKLSFTSSNFSMAFPYVSTSDDEKLESSLLSGFAANCNSGFERNDITYTDKCTVSGQDLYKYPNMDAINDLVVSGRANPFGRTGLIVFCSGGFQRLGRLVKSEGELLAQLVELLEHSGAKYTILYASQPSGLLESPSSLPLSRHLAEKKINDTKAGQSKCDGECLVKSSLLEGAFVGIVLLIILISGLMCMMGIDTPSRFEVPQES, translated from the exons ATGGCGGCGGCATGGGCGGTGTTGGTGGTGTTGCTGGCCGCAGCGCAGGCGgcttcggcggcgccggccacggcGCCAGCGTTCCTCTGGGCGCCCAAGAACTACGG CCGTTCTGATGATACTAAGGAAGTAGTCCACTATCAGACTGTATCTTCAAAGAGTTTGGCTAAATCTGTTCTTGCAGAAGGTGGCTGGTCAAACTTTATT TGTTCAAGGGAGGCTGCTCAGAGGAATGTTGATGTTGCCGTTATTTTTATTGGCTCAACG CTACAATCAGCAGACATATCTAAAGATAACCAAGTTGATCCAGCTTTAGCAGATAGATTGAAG CTCTCCTTCACAAGTTCAAATTTTTCCATGGCATTCCCCTATGTTTCCACATCAGATGATGAGAAATTGGAGAGCTCATTGCTATCTGGCTTTGCTGCGAACTGTAACAGTGGTTTTGAAAGAAACGATATTACCTACACAGACAAGTGTACTGTAAGTGGTCAAGATCTGTACAAATATCCAAACATGGATGCTATCAAT GACTTGGTAGTGTCAGGGAGAGCGAACCCGTTTGGACGGACTGGTCTAATTGTCTTCTGTAGTGGTGGTTTCCAGAGATTAGGACGCCTTGTGAAATCTGAAG GAGAGTTGCTTGCCCAGCTGGTTGAGTTACTGGAGCACTCGGGGGCTAAATACACGATTCTCTATGCTTCTCAACCATCTGGTTTACTGGAGAGCCCTTCCAGCTTGCCACTAAGTAGGCATCTTGCAGAGAAGAAGATTAATGATACAAAAGCTGGCCAGAGCAAATGTGATGGGGAGTGCCTAGTCAAATCAAGTCTTCTGGAAGGAGCTTTTGTT